One Drosophila willistoni isolate 14030-0811.24 chromosome XL unlocalized genomic scaffold, UCI_dwil_1.1 Seg142, whole genome shotgun sequence genomic region harbors:
- the LOC6652923 gene encoding gamma-aminobutyric acid receptor subunit beta-like, giving the protein MTSLTSLSICCSLLLFLLAAQLQLVRCKRKEMLAGRLENVTQTISKILQGYDIRLRPNFGGEPLHVGMDLTIASFDAISEVNMDYTITMYLNQYWRDERLAFNIYGPYYDNDAADDGVNDVLTLSGDFAEKIWVPDTFFANDKNSFLHDVTERNKLVRLGGDGAVTYGMRFTTTLACMMDLHYYPLDSQNCTVEIESYGYTVSDVVMYWKPTPVRGVEDAELPQFTIIGYETNDRKERLATGVYQRLSLSFKLQRNIGYFVFQTYLPSILIVMLSWVSFWINHEATSARVALGITTVLTMTTISTGVRSSLPRISYVKAIDIYLVMCFVFVFAALLEYAAVNYTYWGKRAKKKIKKLKDCDRGKLGKNEKSETCSTTEDIIELQDVRMSPIPSLRKGNYNATLGSIGTETMDLAKFPPSFRITRNYGTGRSQLRHRGQRGISARPRMLNALKKSASALKATIPKIKDVNIIDKYSRMIFPISFFAFNLGYWLFYILE; this is encoded by the exons ATGACTAGTTTAACCAGCCTGAGTATCTGCTGTAGTCTGCTGCTCTTTCTACTAGCAGCCCAGTTGCAATTGGTTCG atgcaaaagaaaagagaTGCTCGCCGGTCGCCTGGAAAATGTAACACAGACGATCTCAAAAATACTACAGGGCTATGATATACGCCTCAGACCTAATTTCGGAGGTGAACCATTGCACGTAGGTATGGATTTGACCATAGCCAGCTTCGATGCAATATCAGAAGTTAACATG GATTACACAATTACAATGTACTTGAACCAATACTGGCGGGATGAACGTTTAGCGTTTAACATCTATGGTCCGTATTATGATAATGATGCCGCTGACGATGGCGTTAACGATGTCCTGACCCTATCGGGTGACTTTGCAGAAAAGATCTGGGTGCCTGACACATTTTTTGCCAATGATAAGAACAG TTTCCTACACGATGTGACCGAGCGCAACAAGCTGGTGCGGCTTGGAGGAGACGGCGCCGTTACATATGGCATGCGGTTCACCACGACACTCGCCTGCATGATGGATTTGCATTACTACCCACTGGACTCACAGAACTGCACCGTGGAAATTGAAAGCT ATGGCTATACTGTCAGTGATGTGGTCATGTATTGGAAGCCAACACCAGTACGCGGCGTGGAGGACGCCGAACTGCCTCAATTCACTATTATTGGCTATGAGACAAACGATCGAAAAGAGCGACTGGCTACTGGAGTATACCAGCGACTATCGTTGTCCTTTAAACTGCAGCGAAATATTGGTTACTTTGTGTTCCAGACGTACCTGCCCAGTATACTTATTGTCATGCTGTCGTGGGTCTCATTCTGGATAAATCACGAGGCGACTAGTGCCCGTGTTGCTCTCGGCATTACAACGGTGCTAACAATGACCACAATTAGCACTGGTGTCCGGAGCTCTCTGCCACGCATCTCCTACGTGAAGGCCATCGATATTTACCTAGTCATGTGTTTCGTTTTCGTATTTGCCGCCCTACTTGAATACGCGGCTGTCAATTACACATACTGGGGCAAACgggccaaaaagaaaatcaaaaagctTAAGGACTGTGATCGAGGAAAACTAg gtaaaaatgaaaaatccgAAACGTGTTCAACGACTGAGGACATAATTGAGCTGCAGGATGTACGCATGAGCCCTATACCTTCGTTACGAAAAGGTAACTACAATGCTACCCTCGGCTCCATTGGTACCGAGACCATGGACTTGGCAAAATTTCCCCCAAGTTTTCGCATCACACGCAACTATGGCACAGGACGCAGCCAACTGCGACACCGTGGCCAGCGAG GCATTTCAGCAAGGCCACGCATGTTGAATGCATTGAAGAAGAGTGCATCTGCTCTGAAAGCCACTATACCAAAGATCAAAGACGTCAATATCATTGACAAGTACTCGCGTATGATATTCCCGATTAGTTTCTTTGCATTCAATCTTGGCTACTGGCTTTTTTATATTCTGGAGTAA